A genomic region of Fundulus heteroclitus isolate FHET01 chromosome 24, MU-UCD_Fhet_4.1, whole genome shotgun sequence contains the following coding sequences:
- the LOC105916420 gene encoding zinc finger protein 513 isoform X3 translates to MPRRKQSNPQPLKAEDGAAPSEPGRPVLESDFLLNGDLEFGDSEIMGLDRDGGVTVFSLSVEEDAASSASAFPALLSCRSCGQLLGDTPLGAGLGLGVGLDLGAELYCLTCEENRQSSASNGAGRKKKKAVAKTAAPSKLFSCSLCSFTSRYSNHLKRHMRTHDGQKPFCCPVCPYASAQLVNLQRHLRTHTGEKPYRCPQCSYACSSLGNLRRHQRMHAQERPPRREKEKKRGRRRKQEGGSDGAELTLGVSRDSSYLRTLGGLGSPAGPLPVLLFPLCCRLCGLTLEEADLEGQKGEAEADRGQVCRRCSPPPKDGGAPRGSRRRQRGAKRYRCPYCPFLSHYPNHLSRHSHTHCQEKPHRCPHCPYASAHLDNLKRHTRVHTGEKPYQCPSCSYACGNLANLRRHERIHSGAKPFHCGVCGYSCNQSMNLKRHMLRHTGEKPYACARCGYTTGHWDNYKRHQRKHAAEETEGPHPSGETPQKTGD, encoded by the exons ATGCCGCGGAGGAAGCAGTCCAACCCGCAGCCGCTGAAAG CGGAGGACGGAGCGGCGCCGAGCGAGCCGGGCCGCCCGGTTCTGGAGAGCGACTTCCTGCTGAACGGGGATCTGGAGTTTGGAGACTCGGAGATCATGGGGCTGGACAGAGACGGAG GTGTGACGGTGTTCTCCCTGAGCGTGGAGGAGGACGCGGCCTCTTCGGCCTCCGCCTTCCCGGCGCTCCTCTCCTGCAGGAGCTGCGGTCAGCTGCTGGGGGACACGCCTCTGGGAGCCGGCCTGGGCCTCG GTGTGGGGCTGGACCTGGGGGCGGAGCTTTACTGCCTCACCTGTGAGGAGAACCGGCAGAGCTCCGCCTCCAACGGAGCCggcaggaagaagaagaaagccgTGGCTAAGACCGCCGCCCCCTCCAAGCTGTTCTCCTGCTCGCTGTGCTCCTTCACCTCGCGCTACTCCAACCACCTGAAGCGCCACATGAGGACGCACGACGGCCAGAAGCCGTTCTGCTGCCCCGTCTGCCCCTACGCCTCCGCCCAGCTCGTCAACCTGCAGCGCCACCTGCGCACCCACACCGGGGAGAAACCCTACCGCTGCCCGCAGTGCAGCTACGCCTGCAGTTCCCTGGGCAACCTGCGGAGGCACCAGCGCATGCACGCCCAGGAGAGGCCGCCGAGgagggagaaggagaagaagcgggggaggaggaggaagcaggaagGTGGGAGTGATGGAG CAGAGCTGACGCTCGGCGTGTCCAGGGACTCCTCCTACCTGCGCACCCTGGGGGGCCTGGGCTCCCCCGCCGGGCCCCTCCCGGTCCTCCTCTTCCCCCTGTGCTGCCGGCTGTGCGGCCTCACCCTGGAGGAGGCCGACCTGGAGGGGCAGAAAGGCGAGGCGGAGGCCGACAGAGGCCAG GTGTGCCGTCGCTGCTCCCCGCCCCCCAAAGACGGGGGCGCCCCCCGCGGGTCCCGCCGCCGTCAGAGGGGCGCCAAGCGCTACCGCTGCCCCTACTGCCCCTTCCTGTCCCACTACCCCAACCACCTGAGCCGCCACTCCCACACCCACTGCCAGGAGAAGCCGCACCGCTGCCCCCACTGCCCCTACGCCTCCGCCCACCTGGACAACCTGAAGCGGCACACGCGCGTGCACACGGGCGAGAAGCCCTACCAGTGCCCGTCCTGCAGCTACGCCTGCGGCAACCTGGCCAACCTGCGGCGCCACGAGCGCATCCACTCGGGGGCCAAGCCCTTCCACTGCGGCGTGTGCGGCTACTCCTGCAACCAGAGCATGAACCTGAAGCGCCACATGCTCAGGCACACGGGCGAGAAGCCGTACGCCTGCGCCCGGTGCGGCTACACCACGGGCCACTGGGACAACTACAAGCGCCACCAGAGGAAGCACGCCGCCGAGGAGACGGAGGGTCCTCATCCGTCAGGAGAGACGCCACAGAAGACGGGCGACTGA
- the LOC105916420 gene encoding zinc finger protein 513 isoform X1 → MPRRKQSNPQPLKAEDGAAPSEPGRPVLESDFLLNGDLEFGDSEIMGLDRDGGVTVFSLSVEEDAASSASAFPALLSCRSCGQLLGDTPLGAGLGLGDCSSPPVLGATPLTPPSPSHCLRCFPGVGLDLGAELYCLTCEENRQSSASNGAGRKKKKAVAKTAAPSKLFSCSLCSFTSRYSNHLKRHMRTHDGQKPFCCPVCPYASAQLVNLQRHLRTHTGEKPYRCPQCSYACSSLGNLRRHQRMHAQERPPRREKEKKRGRRRKQEGGSDGAELTLGVSRDSSYLRTLGGLGSPAGPLPVLLFPLCCRLCGLTLEEADLEGQKGEAEADRGQVCRRCSPPPKDGGAPRGSRRRQRGAKRYRCPYCPFLSHYPNHLSRHSHTHCQEKPHRCPHCPYASAHLDNLKRHTRVHTGEKPYQCPSCSYACGNLANLRRHERIHSGAKPFHCGVCGYSCNQSMNLKRHMLRHTGEKPYACARCGYTTGHWDNYKRHQRKHAAEETEGPHPSGETPQKTGD, encoded by the exons ATGCCGCGGAGGAAGCAGTCCAACCCGCAGCCGCTGAAAG CGGAGGACGGAGCGGCGCCGAGCGAGCCGGGCCGCCCGGTTCTGGAGAGCGACTTCCTGCTGAACGGGGATCTGGAGTTTGGAGACTCGGAGATCATGGGGCTGGACAGAGACGGAG GTGTGACGGTGTTCTCCCTGAGCGTGGAGGAGGACGCGGCCTCTTCGGCCTCCGCCTTCCCGGCGCTCCTCTCCTGCAGGAGCTGCGGTCAGCTGCTGGGGGACACGCCTCTGGGAGCCGGCCTGGGCCTCGGTGACTGCTCCTCACCTCCAGTTTTAGGCGCTACACCTTTGACACCTCCGTCTCCGTCTCACTGTCTGCGGTGTTTTCCAGGTGTGGGGCTGGACCTGGGGGCGGAGCTTTACTGCCTCACCTGTGAGGAGAACCGGCAGAGCTCCGCCTCCAACGGAGCCggcaggaagaagaagaaagccgTGGCTAAGACCGCCGCCCCCTCCAAGCTGTTCTCCTGCTCGCTGTGCTCCTTCACCTCGCGCTACTCCAACCACCTGAAGCGCCACATGAGGACGCACGACGGCCAGAAGCCGTTCTGCTGCCCCGTCTGCCCCTACGCCTCCGCCCAGCTCGTCAACCTGCAGCGCCACCTGCGCACCCACACCGGGGAGAAACCCTACCGCTGCCCGCAGTGCAGCTACGCCTGCAGTTCCCTGGGCAACCTGCGGAGGCACCAGCGCATGCACGCCCAGGAGAGGCCGCCGAGgagggagaaggagaagaagcgggggaggaggaggaagcaggaagGTGGGAGTGATGGAG CAGAGCTGACGCTCGGCGTGTCCAGGGACTCCTCCTACCTGCGCACCCTGGGGGGCCTGGGCTCCCCCGCCGGGCCCCTCCCGGTCCTCCTCTTCCCCCTGTGCTGCCGGCTGTGCGGCCTCACCCTGGAGGAGGCCGACCTGGAGGGGCAGAAAGGCGAGGCGGAGGCCGACAGAGGCCAG GTGTGCCGTCGCTGCTCCCCGCCCCCCAAAGACGGGGGCGCCCCCCGCGGGTCCCGCCGCCGTCAGAGGGGCGCCAAGCGCTACCGCTGCCCCTACTGCCCCTTCCTGTCCCACTACCCCAACCACCTGAGCCGCCACTCCCACACCCACTGCCAGGAGAAGCCGCACCGCTGCCCCCACTGCCCCTACGCCTCCGCCCACCTGGACAACCTGAAGCGGCACACGCGCGTGCACACGGGCGAGAAGCCCTACCAGTGCCCGTCCTGCAGCTACGCCTGCGGCAACCTGGCCAACCTGCGGCGCCACGAGCGCATCCACTCGGGGGCCAAGCCCTTCCACTGCGGCGTGTGCGGCTACTCCTGCAACCAGAGCATGAACCTGAAGCGCCACATGCTCAGGCACACGGGCGAGAAGCCGTACGCCTGCGCCCGGTGCGGCTACACCACGGGCCACTGGGACAACTACAAGCGCCACCAGAGGAAGCACGCCGCCGAGGAGACGGAGGGTCCTCATCCGTCAGGAGAGACGCCACAGAAGACGGGCGACTGA
- the LOC105916420 gene encoding zinc finger protein 513 isoform X2, whose amino-acid sequence MPRRKQSNPQPLKAEDGAAPSEPGRPVLESDFLLNGDLEFGDSEIMGLDRDGGVTVFSLSVEEDAASSASAFPALLSCRSCGQLLGDTPLGAGLGLGDCSSPPVLGATPLTPPSPSHCLRCFPGVGLDLGAELYCLTCEENRQSSASNGAGRKKKKAVAKTAAPSKLFSCSLCSFTSRYSNHLKRHMRTHDGQKPFCCPVCPYASAQLVNLQRHLRTHTGEKPYRCPQCSYACSSLGNLRRHQRMHAQERPPRREKEKKRGRRRKQEGGSDGELTLGVSRDSSYLRTLGGLGSPAGPLPVLLFPLCCRLCGLTLEEADLEGQKGEAEADRGQVCRRCSPPPKDGGAPRGSRRRQRGAKRYRCPYCPFLSHYPNHLSRHSHTHCQEKPHRCPHCPYASAHLDNLKRHTRVHTGEKPYQCPSCSYACGNLANLRRHERIHSGAKPFHCGVCGYSCNQSMNLKRHMLRHTGEKPYACARCGYTTGHWDNYKRHQRKHAAEETEGPHPSGETPQKTGD is encoded by the exons ATGCCGCGGAGGAAGCAGTCCAACCCGCAGCCGCTGAAAG CGGAGGACGGAGCGGCGCCGAGCGAGCCGGGCCGCCCGGTTCTGGAGAGCGACTTCCTGCTGAACGGGGATCTGGAGTTTGGAGACTCGGAGATCATGGGGCTGGACAGAGACGGAG GTGTGACGGTGTTCTCCCTGAGCGTGGAGGAGGACGCGGCCTCTTCGGCCTCCGCCTTCCCGGCGCTCCTCTCCTGCAGGAGCTGCGGTCAGCTGCTGGGGGACACGCCTCTGGGAGCCGGCCTGGGCCTCGGTGACTGCTCCTCACCTCCAGTTTTAGGCGCTACACCTTTGACACCTCCGTCTCCGTCTCACTGTCTGCGGTGTTTTCCAGGTGTGGGGCTGGACCTGGGGGCGGAGCTTTACTGCCTCACCTGTGAGGAGAACCGGCAGAGCTCCGCCTCCAACGGAGCCggcaggaagaagaagaaagccgTGGCTAAGACCGCCGCCCCCTCCAAGCTGTTCTCCTGCTCGCTGTGCTCCTTCACCTCGCGCTACTCCAACCACCTGAAGCGCCACATGAGGACGCACGACGGCCAGAAGCCGTTCTGCTGCCCCGTCTGCCCCTACGCCTCCGCCCAGCTCGTCAACCTGCAGCGCCACCTGCGCACCCACACCGGGGAGAAACCCTACCGCTGCCCGCAGTGCAGCTACGCCTGCAGTTCCCTGGGCAACCTGCGGAGGCACCAGCGCATGCACGCCCAGGAGAGGCCGCCGAGgagggagaaggagaagaagcgggggaggaggaggaagcaggaagGTGGGAGTGATGGAG AGCTGACGCTCGGCGTGTCCAGGGACTCCTCCTACCTGCGCACCCTGGGGGGCCTGGGCTCCCCCGCCGGGCCCCTCCCGGTCCTCCTCTTCCCCCTGTGCTGCCGGCTGTGCGGCCTCACCCTGGAGGAGGCCGACCTGGAGGGGCAGAAAGGCGAGGCGGAGGCCGACAGAGGCCAG GTGTGCCGTCGCTGCTCCCCGCCCCCCAAAGACGGGGGCGCCCCCCGCGGGTCCCGCCGCCGTCAGAGGGGCGCCAAGCGCTACCGCTGCCCCTACTGCCCCTTCCTGTCCCACTACCCCAACCACCTGAGCCGCCACTCCCACACCCACTGCCAGGAGAAGCCGCACCGCTGCCCCCACTGCCCCTACGCCTCCGCCCACCTGGACAACCTGAAGCGGCACACGCGCGTGCACACGGGCGAGAAGCCCTACCAGTGCCCGTCCTGCAGCTACGCCTGCGGCAACCTGGCCAACCTGCGGCGCCACGAGCGCATCCACTCGGGGGCCAAGCCCTTCCACTGCGGCGTGTGCGGCTACTCCTGCAACCAGAGCATGAACCTGAAGCGCCACATGCTCAGGCACACGGGCGAGAAGCCGTACGCCTGCGCCCGGTGCGGCTACACCACGGGCCACTGGGACAACTACAAGCGCCACCAGAGGAAGCACGCCGCCGAGGAGACGGAGGGTCCTCATCCGTCAGGAGAGACGCCACAGAAGACGGGCGACTGA
- the plaat1l gene encoding phospholipase A and acyltransferase 1 translates to MGMKNSHPKLFPGDIVEYPRNKYFSHFGIYFGERDGVPYVAHLTSRDADTKILLFGRALRSEIKLDPLEMLGTKYKVNNMLDGTHSPRDFHNVVKPAIEDMMGREVTFDILFHNSEHQATLFRYGVKKSQQIELIYEHIMPAWKKLILEKKL, encoded by the exons ATGGGCATG AAGAATTCCCACCCTAAGCTGTTCCCAGGAGACATCGTGGAGTATCCCAGGAACAAATACTTCTCTCATTTCGGAATATACTTCGGAGAACGGGACGGCGTTCCCTACGTGGCTCACCTGACAAGCAGAG ACGCCGACACAAAGATCCTGCTGTTCGGCCGGGCCCTGAGGTCGGAGATCAAGCTGGACCCTCTGGAGATGCTGGGAACTAAATACAAG GTCAACAACATGCTGGACGGCACGCACTCGCCCAGAGACTTCCACAACGTGGTGAAGCCGGCCATCGAGGACATGATGGGCCGGGAGGTGACCTTTGACATCCTGTTTCACAACAGCGAGCACCAGGCGACGCTCTTCAGATACGGGGTGAAGAAGTCGCAGCAG ATCGAGCTCATCTACGAACACATCATGCCGGCCTGGAAGAAGCTGATTCTGGAGAAGAAGCTGTGA